Proteins found in one Quercus robur chromosome 2, dhQueRobu3.1, whole genome shotgun sequence genomic segment:
- the LOC126712185 gene encoding methyltransferase-like protein 2 isoform X1, with product MTDKLSTFFDSGIYRFENSNVVFIDPVRAMNRSYTRFRVSPSAYYPRFFGSKPAGQESKVSSNSRKRKRKEKKKKPHALNEREKIADQRHQEVRPLLLKAHGCLMRETDLLEVISNLRSDFDSSRGCGDSVSPGVLEQSFVELGRVWQAPLYEITLNFDQCEKPNADGGSPIMQYSEQRVLPIFDNLVLNETGDDVEAEFLNSRYVIPRESSFYMSDLGQIHKLIPADSGCGFNLIVIDPPWENGSAHQKLRYPTLPNHYFLSLPIKQLTHTDGALVALWVTNREKLRGFVEKELFPAWGVRYVASFYWLKVKADGSMINDLDLFHHRPYECLLLGQCHRKAMDSNCRSKSKPVQDNQIIISIPGDYSRKPPVGGLLMDYVPGFKPARCIELFAREMISGWTSWGNEPLHFQELRYFIRD from the exons ATGACCGATAAGCTATCAACGTTCTTTGATTCCGGTATCTACCGGTTCGAAAACTCGAACGTGGTTTTCATCGATCCGGTTCGAGCCATGAACCGTTCATACACCCGGTTTAGGGTTTCTCCTTCTGCGTACTATCCTCGCTTCTTCGGATCCAAACCCGCGGGTCAAGAATCCAAGGTTTCATCCAATTCGAGAAAGCGAAAGCgtaaggagaagaagaagaagcctcACGCTCTCAATGAACGCGAAAAAATCGCCGATCAACGACACCAG GAAGTAAGGCCTTTGTTACTGAAGGCGCACGGATGTTTGATGAGAGAAACTGATCTATTGGAGGTAATAAGCAATCTGCGGAGTGATTTTGATTCCTCGAGAGGATGCGGGGACTCAGTTTCGCCTGGTGTTCTGGAACAATCTTTTGTTGAATTGGGACGGGTGTGGCAAGCCCCTCTATATGAGATAACTCTTAATTTCGATCAATGTGAGAAGCCAAATGCTGATGGAG GTTCCCCAATCATGCAATACAGTGAACAAAGAGTGCTTCCTATCTTTGATAACTTAGTTCTCAATGAGACGGGTGATGATGTCGAGGCTGAATTTCTTAACAGTCGATATGTAATACCTCGAGAGAGCTCATTCTACATG TCTGATCTCGGGCAGATTCACAAACTGATTCCTG CTGACTCTGGTTGTGGCTTCAATCTTATTGTGATTGATCCACCATGGGAAAATGGAAGTGCCCATCAGAAGTTAAG GTACCCAACTTTGCCCAACCATTATTTCTTATCGCTTCCTATCAAGCAACTTACTCACACAGATGGAGCACTTGTAGCCTTGTGGGTGACCAATAGAGAGAAATTACGTGGTTTTGTTGAGAAAGAGCTCTTTCCTGCTTGGGGAGTCAGATATGTGGCCAGTTTTTATTGGTTGaag GTGAAAGCAGATGGCTCGATGATTAATGATTTAGACCTCTTTCATCATAGACCATACGAATGCCTTTTATTGGGCCAATGCCATAGGAAG GCCATGGATTCTAATTGCCGGTCAAAATCTAAGCCTGTACAAGATAATCAGATAATTATTAGCATCCCTGGAGATTACTCAAGGAAGCCCCCAGTTGGAG GGTTGCTGATGGATTATGTTCCAGGGTTCAAGCCGGCTCGATGTATAGAACTATTTGCTAGAGAAATGATTTCTGGATGGACTTCTTGGGGGAATGAACCGCTTCATTTTCAGGAGTTGAGATATTTTATTAGGGATTGA
- the LOC126712185 gene encoding methyltransferase-like protein 2 isoform X2, producing MTDKLSTFFDSGIYRFENSNVVFIDPVRAMNRSYTRFRVSPSAYYPRFFGSKPAGQESKVSSNSRKRKRKEKKKKPHALNEREKIADQRHQEVRPLLLKAHGCLMRETDLLEVISNLRSDFDSSRGCGDSVSPGVLEQSFVELGRVWQAPLYEITLNFDQCEKPNADGGSPIMQYSEQRVLPIFDNLVLNETGDDVEAEFLNSRYVIPRESSFYMSDLGQIHKLIPADSGCGFNLIVIDPPWENGSAHQKLRYPTLPNHYFLSLPIKQLTHTDGALVALWVTNREKLRGFVEKELFPAWGVRYVASFYWLKVKADGSMINDLDLFHHRPYECLLLGQCHRKAMDSNCRSKSKPVQDNQIIISIPGDYSRKPPVGGFKPARCIELFAREMISGWTSWGNEPLHFQELRYFIRD from the exons ATGACCGATAAGCTATCAACGTTCTTTGATTCCGGTATCTACCGGTTCGAAAACTCGAACGTGGTTTTCATCGATCCGGTTCGAGCCATGAACCGTTCATACACCCGGTTTAGGGTTTCTCCTTCTGCGTACTATCCTCGCTTCTTCGGATCCAAACCCGCGGGTCAAGAATCCAAGGTTTCATCCAATTCGAGAAAGCGAAAGCgtaaggagaagaagaagaagcctcACGCTCTCAATGAACGCGAAAAAATCGCCGATCAACGACACCAG GAAGTAAGGCCTTTGTTACTGAAGGCGCACGGATGTTTGATGAGAGAAACTGATCTATTGGAGGTAATAAGCAATCTGCGGAGTGATTTTGATTCCTCGAGAGGATGCGGGGACTCAGTTTCGCCTGGTGTTCTGGAACAATCTTTTGTTGAATTGGGACGGGTGTGGCAAGCCCCTCTATATGAGATAACTCTTAATTTCGATCAATGTGAGAAGCCAAATGCTGATGGAG GTTCCCCAATCATGCAATACAGTGAACAAAGAGTGCTTCCTATCTTTGATAACTTAGTTCTCAATGAGACGGGTGATGATGTCGAGGCTGAATTTCTTAACAGTCGATATGTAATACCTCGAGAGAGCTCATTCTACATG TCTGATCTCGGGCAGATTCACAAACTGATTCCTG CTGACTCTGGTTGTGGCTTCAATCTTATTGTGATTGATCCACCATGGGAAAATGGAAGTGCCCATCAGAAGTTAAG GTACCCAACTTTGCCCAACCATTATTTCTTATCGCTTCCTATCAAGCAACTTACTCACACAGATGGAGCACTTGTAGCCTTGTGGGTGACCAATAGAGAGAAATTACGTGGTTTTGTTGAGAAAGAGCTCTTTCCTGCTTGGGGAGTCAGATATGTGGCCAGTTTTTATTGGTTGaag GTGAAAGCAGATGGCTCGATGATTAATGATTTAGACCTCTTTCATCATAGACCATACGAATGCCTTTTATTGGGCCAATGCCATAGGAAG GCCATGGATTCTAATTGCCGGTCAAAATCTAAGCCTGTACAAGATAATCAGATAATTATTAGCATCCCTGGAGATTACTCAAGGAAGCCCCCAGTTGGAG GGTTCAAGCCGGCTCGATGTATAGAACTATTTGCTAGAGAAATGATTTCTGGATGGACTTCTTGGGGGAATGAACCGCTTCATTTTCAGGAGTTGAGATATTTTATTAGGGATTGA